The Pseudobythopirellula maris genome has a window encoding:
- a CDS encoding S1 family peptidase, translating into MAKPTIKPFVRLRVGAWAAASLALALLAAAGDARGERFALGAAPRGAAAGASRTPHPAVCRIVVDERDGKAYGSGALIDARERHGLVVTNWHVVRDATGKIEVVFPSGFRSEGRALKLDNDWDLAALVVWRPPTEPIAVAMSPPRQGDLLTICGYGQGDYRAATGRCTDYYSPRVGLPRELVELDVEARQGDSGGPILNARGELAGVLFGAGEGTTLGSFGGRVERFLASLAPDIGAPVAAVAHAKPSGATRLTALERTANAEEKIEQESPPHDPFLTADRTAQEIRPQPQSGELSPLYSPPSEQQMAAAFGPTTVAKQPKEQGGWSASPAPAEASQPEAIAAADGPDWFEDAKTLLAIVGLAAVALQAIRLTA; encoded by the coding sequence ATGGCGAAGCCAACTATTAAACCGTTCGTGCGTCTGCGGGTGGGGGCATGGGCCGCCGCTTCGCTGGCGCTCGCGTTGCTTGCGGCGGCGGGCGACGCGCGTGGCGAGCGGTTTGCGCTAGGCGCCGCACCACGAGGGGCCGCCGCCGGTGCGAGCCGCACGCCACACCCGGCGGTCTGCCGGATCGTGGTCGACGAGCGCGACGGCAAGGCGTACGGCAGCGGCGCCCTGATCGACGCTCGCGAGCGACACGGTTTGGTGGTGACCAACTGGCACGTGGTGCGCGACGCGACCGGCAAGATCGAGGTCGTCTTTCCGAGCGGCTTCCGCAGCGAGGGGCGGGCGCTGAAGCTCGACAACGACTGGGACCTGGCTGCGCTGGTGGTCTGGCGCCCGCCGACCGAGCCGATCGCCGTGGCGATGTCGCCTCCCAGGCAGGGCGATCTGCTCACCATCTGCGGCTACGGCCAGGGGGATTATCGCGCGGCGACGGGTCGCTGCACCGATTACTACTCGCCCCGCGTCGGGCTGCCTCGTGAGCTGGTGGAGCTCGACGTTGAGGCGAGGCAGGGCGACTCGGGGGGGCCGATTCTCAACGCTCGCGGCGAGCTGGCGGGCGTGCTGTTCGGGGCAGGGGAGGGGACCACGCTCGGTTCGTTCGGCGGCCGCGTCGAGCGGTTCCTGGCGAGCCTGGCCCCCGACATCGGCGCCCCGGTCGCCGCTGTCGCCCACGCCAAGCCGTCGGGGGCCACGCGTCTCACGGCGCTGGAGCGGACGGCGAACGCCGAAGAGAAGATCGAGCAGGAATCGCCGCCGCACGATCCGTTCCTGACCGCGGACCGCACCGCCCAAGAGATCCGCCCCCAGCCGCAGAGCGGCGAGCTGAGTCCGCTCTACAGCCCGCCGAGCGAGCAACAAATGGCCGCCGCCTTCGGGCCGACCACGGTCGCCAAACAGCCGAAAGAGCAAGGCGGCTGGTCCGCGAGCCCCGCCCCCGCGGAAGCTTCGCAGCCAGAGGCGATCGCAGCCGCCGATGGCCCCGACTGGTTCGAAGACGCCAAGACCCTGTTGGCGATCGTCGGTCTGGCGGCCGTGGCGTTGCAGGCGATCCGCCTGACGGCGTGA